A segment of the Fusarium oxysporum f. sp. lycopersici 4287 chromosome 4, whole genome shotgun sequence genome:
AAAATTAGTCAAATATGAATCACTGCAACCCACAGGCTTGTCTGGCTTTCAACTCATTATCATTGGCATGTACGACAGCTAACATCATGAACGCTGAGAACTGTGTCTTTCGTACACATCTCCACGCTGTCCTCCCATTTTCTGTATACTACCCTCCCTTGTCTTTCATCACTATCCATTCCATACGCCCACCACCTGTCTATCTTGTCTTCGTCTTGTCCAAAAACGCCTGGAAAAAACAATACTTGTTCGGTCATTACCGCTCATCATTGGGAATATGTCCCTCGACAGCACTCAGCGCCCCCAGATTCACCTCGCCGAGACGTTCTCCTACATCCTGGACACCAGCGAGGAGAGCCACGCACTCGATCACATCCTCTGGTTCCAGGAGATGCGACTTGGCCAATGTGACCTTTGTGCTCGCTCCGACGGTGACTGTAAAGACGTGGTTGGCATCCAGCACAGGGCCTGAAGCGGCATTAAGGCTTCGGAACATGTCCTCATCCGTGAAGTCGTCACCCATGCACAGCGCGAACTCGAGGTGCCCAGACTTATCCTCAGATTCGGCGCCAGGTGTGTGGTACATGGTAATGAGGCGCTTGGCGATCTCGCCCTTGTTGATAAACGTGGGGCGGACTTCGATGTTGGCCTTGCCAGGCATCACCTCGACATCCCATTTCGCGCCAACTGTCGATTCGAGCTCCTTATGGCACTCTCGTGACATGTGAATGCCTTGCTCGGGGTCGGCCAATCTATAATGCCAGGTCAAAGCACATCGCTTTCTCTCGATAAAAGAACCTTATTTACGTCAGCGTGCGTTGAGTGAACCATGTGTCAGTGTACAAACCTTGAACCCTGTCGGTGTATTTCTGGAAGACCTCCATCACCTCAGCCTGCCATCCCATATCGAACTTCTCTGCAAGATTCTCCCACTCATCTGAGCCGGGGTGTTTCATAAAGCTGCCGTGCTCGGCTGAGAATCCAAGACGTCTGTTGTTGCCAAGGTGCTGCTTCAAGAACTCCTGATCTCGTCCCGAAATGATCCACACAGCATTCTTGGGGTCTGAAGCCAACAGGTCAAGGGTGTGAATAAGACGCTCCGAGGGCACTGCAGCACTAGGCTCGCGCACGATGGGCGTGAGGGTACCGTCGTAGTCGAACATGAACAGACGTTTGTTGGCTGAGCGGTATTGagtaagaagaagagctcgGTCGAGCAGAGGAGTGGAGTTGGCAGAACTGCTGTCGCCAAGAACATTGTACACCTTGCGGATGAATTTAGTAATCCAGGACTGCACATTGTGCTCAGTAACGTGTCGGTAGAGACGAGACTGCATTTCCTGTCGCTTGTCTTCGGACATGGTGAGAGCGGCAttgatcttctcagcaacGCCGCTGAGGTCCCAGGGATTGATGTGGATGGCATCGCTGAGACTGCCAGCGGTACCGCTGAACTCCGAGAGAATGAGAGGAGCATTGCCCTCCTTTTGGCAGATAATATACTCCAGACTTGTGGTGTTCATGCCGTCACGCACAGAGGTGATGAGACCAATGTCACCGGCACGCAGAAGAGCAAAGTACTCGTTCTGGCTGAGATACTGTGGGTAGTGCTGGACGGGAGAAAAGCCCAGACTTCCGTACATGCCGTTGATGCGCATAACAAGCTCATTGACACGGGTCGCAACCTTTGTGTcgtcctcaagatcctccttCTCCGCCTCGACGCTAGTGGGCGAGGTGACCTGGATGAGAACAACCTTCTCACGCCACTCAGGGTACATCTCAAGGAAGCGCTCGAAAGCCTGCAGCTTCTGGGCAACACCTCTGACACTGTCCAGACGGTCACGTCCGACAATGATCTTCTTTCCGCGGTAAAGCTCGCGCAGTGCGTTATACTTGGCGGTCACAGCATCGGTCCATGCGTGGCTTTCAACCTTGGCAGCGTCAATGCCAATGGGGAAGACGCCGACTTGGACACGAGTTCCATAAGCATCAATTCCGAGAGTATCGGAGGGAAATCCAAGGATTCGTGTGCAGCAGCTCAGAAAATGGCGAGAGTAACTGTATGACTGGAAGCCAATGAGGTTTGAGCCCAAAACACCCTCAAGAACCTCCTTTCGTCGAGGCAGACAGCGGAGGAACTCGCTACTGGGGAAGGGCGAATGCAGGAAGAACGAGATGTACATGTTAGGGACTCTCTGTCGCAGCATGCTGGGAAGCAACATGAGGAAGTAGTCATGAATGATGACGATGTCGCCAGGTTTGTAGATCTCGATGATCTTGTTGGCGAATTTCTGGTTCATCCTATAGTAATCGGCCCATTGAACACGTTCGCGTCGGCCGT
Coding sequences within it:
- a CDS encoding trehalose 6-phosphate synthase, with translation MATTSENTGAPNLRRRESLSEIRAANPDLALSGNIISATFNTPHSFVYRKGGDWDLKSRRGQSALFDSFAYLSSDATPWNHTVVAWTGEIDAPTDDVVSSPGTPAPNTFGATSLNALSAPVPIDGNTRLPTPPPVDGLWVPREDQDRLEYRLSHNKTIRTYPVWLSDESEATSEGILLKDQARWRRYAEHDLYTLLHYKQHEPTDGRRERVQWADYYRMNQKFANKIIEIYKPGDIVIIHDYFLMLLPSMLRQRVPNMYISFFLHSPFPSSEFLRCLPRRKEVLEGVLGSNLIGFQSYSYSRHFLSCCTRILGFPSDTLGIDAYGTRVQVGVFPIGIDAAKVESHAWTDAVTAKYNALRELYRGKKIIVGRDRLDSVRGVAQKLQAFERFLEMYPEWREKVVLIQVTSPTSVEAEKEDLEDDTKVATRVNELVMRINGMYGSLGFSPVQHYPQYLSQNEYFALLRAGDIGLITSVRDGMNTTSLEYIICQKEGNAPLILSEFSGTAGSLSDAIHINPWDLSGVAEKINAALTMSEDKRQEMQSRLYRHVTEHNVQSWITKFIRKVYNVLGDSSSANSTPLLDRALLLTQYRSANKRLFMFDYDGTLTPIVREPSAAVPSERLIHTLDLLASDPKNAVWIISGRDQEFLKQHLGNNRRLGFSAEHGSFMKHPGSDEWENLAEKFDMGWQAEVMEVFQKYTDRVQGSFIERKRCALTWHYRLADPEQGIHMSRECHKELESTVGAKWDVEVMPGKANIEVRPTFINKGEIAKRLITMYHTPGAESEDKSGHLEFALCMGDDFTDEDMFRSLNAASGPVLDANHVFTVTVGASTKVTLAKSHLLEPEDVIECVALLAGVQDVGERLGEVNLGALSAVEGHIPNDER
- a CDS encoding trehalose 6-phosphate synthase translates to MNQKFANKIIEIYKPGDIVIIHDYFLMLLPSMLRQRVPNMYISFFLHSPFPSSEFLRCLPRRKEVLEGVLGSNLIGFQSYSYSRHFLSCCTRILGFPSDTLGIDAYGTRVQVGVFPIGIDAAKVESHAWTDAVTAKYNALRELYRGKKIIVGRDRLDSVRGVAQKLQAFERFLEMYPEWREKVVLIQVTSPTSVEAEKEDLEDDTKVATRVNELVMRINGMYGSLGFSPVQHYPQYLSQNEYFALLRAGDIGLITSVRDGMNTTSLEYIICQKEGNAPLILSEFSGTAGSLSDAIHINPWDLSGVAEKINAALTMSEDKRQEMQSRLYRHVTEHNVQSWITKFIRKVYNVLGDSSSANSTPLLDRALLLTQYRSANKRLFMFDYDGTLTPIVREPSAAVPSERLIHTLDLLASDPKNAVWIISGRDQEFLKQHLGNNRRLGFSAEHGSFMKHPGSDEWENLAEKFDMGWQAEVMEVFQKYTDRVQGSFIERKRCALTWHYRLADPEQGIHMSRECHKELESTVGAKWDVEVMPGKANIEVRPTFINKGEIAKRLITMYHTPGAESEDKSGHLEFALCMGDDFTDEDMFRSLNAASGPVLDANHVFTVTVGASTKVTLAKSHLLEPEDVIECVALLAGVQDVGERLGEVNLGALSAVEGHIPNDER
- a CDS encoding trehalose 6-phosphate synthase, translated to MATTSENTGAPNLRRRESLSEIRAANPDLALSGNIISATFNTPHSFVYRKGGDWDLKSRRGQSALFDSFAYLSSDATPWNHTVVAWTGEIDAPTDDVVSSPGTPAPNTFGATSLNALSAPVPIDGNTRLPTPPPVDGLWVPREDQDRLEYRLSHNKTIRTYPVWLSDESEATSEGILLKDQARWRRYAEHDLYTLLHYKQHEPTDGRRERVQWADYYRMNQKFANKIIEIYKPGDIVIIHDYFLMLLPSMLRQRVPNMYISFFLHSPFPSSEFLRCLPRRKEVLEGVLGSNLIGFQSYSYSRHFLSCCTRILGFPSDTLGIDAYGTRVQVGVFPIGIDAAKVESHAWTDAVTAKYNALRELYRGKKIIVGRDRLDSVRGVAQKLQAFERFLEMYPEWREKVVLIQVTSPTSVEAEKEDLEDDTKVATRVNELVMRINGMYGSLGFSPVQHYPQYLSQNEYFALLRAGDIGLITSVRDGMNTTSLEYIICQKEGNAPLILSEFSGTAGSLSDAIHINPWDLSGVAEKINAALTMSEDKRQEMQSRLYRHVTEHNVQSWITKFIRKVYNVLGDSSSANSTPLLDRALLLTQYRSANKRLFMFDYDGTLTPIVREPSAAVPSERLIHTLDLLASDPKNAVWIISGRDQEFLKQHLGNNRRLGFSAEHGSFMKHPGSDEWENLAEKFDMGWQAEVMEVFQKYTDRVQGLYTDTWFTQRTLT